Below is a window of Chloroflexia bacterium SDU3-3 DNA.
CGTACCTGGAGTACGAGGCCTACGCGCCGATGGCCGTGAAGGTGCTGCGGCAGATCGCCCAGGATGCGCAGGGGCGCTGGCAGATCGGGCAGGTGGCGATCCACCATCGGGTGGGGCGGCTGGAGATCGGGGAGGCGGCGGTGGCGATTGTGGTGGCGGCCCCGCATCGGCACGCGGCCTTTGAGGCGACCGAGTGGCTGATGGATCAGATCAAGGCGGTCGTGCCGATCTGGAAGCGCGAGTGCTGGGCCGATGGAACCAGCGAGTGGGTGGGCGGCGAGCAGCAGCGCAGGCCCACAAGCTAGCGGGGTGCCGGGCAGCTTGCCCGGCACCCCGCAGTCTTCCAGCTATTGCAGCAGCATCTCGAAATTCGGCTGGTCGCCATTGGTGAGGCGGCGGAACCCTCGCTGGATGGCGCGCAGGGTGCCCTGGCCGATCCAGAAGGTGAGGAGCGATCCGAGGATGAGCCCGATCGCACTTCCGAGCGCTGCGCCCAAGCCGAAGAGCAGAAAATCGTTTTGCTTGTTCATAGTTGGTTCCTCATTGAACGACGACAACGGGTGTGGCCTTGCTCCACAGGCGCTCGAGGCGGTAGTAGTCGCGCTGTGCGGCCGAGAAAATATGGACGACAATATCGCCATAGTCGAGCAGCACCCAGCCGGTCTCGGCTGCGCCCTCGGCGCGTGGCTCGATGCCGAACTCGCGGCCAATGCCCTCGTCGATGGCGGTGAGGATAGCCTTGAGCTGCCGATCGCTCTCGCCGGAGCAGATGACGAAGTAGTCGGCTATGGTGCTGAGCGGCTTGAGATCGAGCAGCACGATGTCGCTTGCCTGCTTTTCCTCGGCCAGCTCAACAATTCGGCGCGCGGTGGTAAATGTATCTTCTATTATGGTGATCACTCCTGATGGTTTGTACCTATAAGTGGATTGATTCTACCAGATTCACCAACGCGTGTAAATAGCGCAGAGGTGAGGCGCAAATCATATTATATTCTAGGGAAATGCGGCCTGCTCGTTGAGCCATAGGCTGGTGAAGATGCGCTGGGTGGTGGGGCGCAGCTCGGCATCCTGGCCAGCGGGCAGCACCAGGCTGAGAATGGCGATCTTGTCGCGGCGCTGCTGGATGAAGCTATGGCCGATCATCTGCGCGCTGCCCTGGCTGGGCGTGGGCACTAGGTACCTCCACTCGACATGTAGCTGGCCGTCATCCTGAAGCTGCGGCTCGGCGGCGGCGAAGCCCTGGATGCCGCTGAACGACTGCGTGATCACGCTGGTGAGCAGCATGGCGCGCTCGGCCTCGGTGCGCTGCGAGTCGTCGTGCAGCACGCTGACGATCAGGTAGCCGTTGCTGCTGGGGTCGTTCCAGCAGATCCGCACCTGGCCAGGTGTGCTGGTGTCGCTCTTTTTCCAGCCCTCGGGCACGCTGACGCCGAACAGATCGCCGGTGGCGGTGTAGGCCTGGGTCTCGCGGATGGTGACGGGCGAGAGCGCGGCGGCTTGGGCGTCGGGCGCGGGGCCTGCCAGGTGGTACGAGTTGAGGATGCTATCGATGTCGGGCTGGATGTGGGCGTAGGCGGCGCTGGGCACCACCGTGGAGATGAAGGCGATGTGCTGCCCGCGCTGCTCGATGAAGCTGTTGCCCAGCATGCGCGCGCTCGGTCGGCCCGCGCTGGCGGGCGTGTCGTAGCCCCATACGATCAGCTGGCTGCCGTCGCTCTGCAGCTTGGCGGGGTACTGGGTGAACCCCGGCTGTGCGCCGTAGGTGGCGCGCACATGCTCGGCCAGCATGGTGGCCATGGCGCTGGTGCCGAGCAGCTGCGTGCTGGTGAGCACGGTGGTGACGATCGCGGCGTTCTCGCGCGGCTCGCGGAACTGGACGATCTGCGCGCCGAGCGTGGCGCTCGGCGCGGCCTGCCATGTGCTGGGCAGGGCGATCGAGAACAGCCCGCCGGGGTCTTCGTAGGTCTGCGGCCGGTCCATGCGCATGTCGGGGATGCTTGGGTCGCTCGGGGCGGGCGTGGCGGCGGCGCTCTGGCATGCGGCCAGGGCGAGCAGGGCGAGCAGCAGCATGGCTGCGGGTGCGGGTTTTCTCATGGGTTGGTGTGGGGTGCGCCTGGTGGCGGGCGCGGGTGCGACCCCGCGCCCCGGGCCGCTAGGCTGTGAGCTTGCGGACGGTGTCGGCGTCGAGCCGCTTGATCACCGCCACGATCAGGTTGACGAGCTGGTCGAAGTCGCCGCGGTGCAGGATGGACGCGTGGGTGTGGATGTAGCGCACGGCCACGCCCAGCACCAGCGATGGGATGCCCGCGCCGGTCAGATGGAACTTGCCCGCGTCGGTGCCGCCGCCCGCCATCTTGTCGAACTGCAGCGGGATGCCCTCGGCCTTGGCGGTGTCGAACACCAGGTTGCGCAGGCCCACGTGGGGGATCATGCTGCCGTCGAAGATCAGGGCCACCGGGCCAGCGCCGAGCTTCCCCTGCACGTCGTCCGGCCCCACGCCCGGCGTGTCGCCAGCGATGCCGGTGTCCACCGCGAAGCCGATATCGGGCTGGATGAGGCTGGCCAGCGTGGTCGCGCCGCGCAGCCCCACCTCTTCCTGCACGGTGGCACCAGCGTACACCACGTTGGGGTGGCTCTGGCCCTGCAGCTTGCGCAGTACCTCCACCGCGATCGCGCAGCCGAAGCGGTTGTCCCAGGCCTTGGCCAGCAGCATGTCGGGGTTCTGCATCACAGTGAAGGGGCAGACCGGCACCACCGGATCGCCGGGGGTGATGCCCCAGGCCTCGGCCTCGGCCTTGGATGAAGCGCCGATATCGATGAACATGTGCTTGCGCTCAAAGACCTTGTTGCGCTCTTCGGGGCTGAGGATGTGCGGCGGCTTCGAGCCGATCACGCCGGCGATCGTGCCGTTGCGCGTGATGACCTCGACCCGCTGCGCCAGCATCACCTGATCCCACCAGCCGCCCAGGGTCTGGAACTTGAGGTAGCCCTCCTCGGTGATGCGCGTCACCATGAAGCCGATCTCATCCAGGTGGCCAGTGAGTAGAATCTTCGGGCCGTCCGCTTCCCCAACTTTCCGCACGACAATGCTGCCAAGATTGTCGGTTACGATCTCGCCATATGGCTCAAGGTAGGCTCGCAAGATCTGGCGAACCGGTGCCTCGAACCCCGATGGCCCAGGAGCTTCGGTCAGCTCTTTGAAGAGCGTGAGTGTTTCATCCACGGTGGACTCCAGTCTAAACCATAGCGAAGACAGGCAGATTGTACCATGCAGGCTCTGGGCCGTGTGCAGGCGGGCGCTGGGCTATGGCGCGGTGTTGGCGTAGAGCCTGCTCAGGCGGTCCGAGCAGATCCGCCGGGTGCGCGCCGCGCCTCTGCGCAGCAGATCGGGCACGGTGGTGAACTGGGTTGGTCCAGGGTAGCACAGCATATAGCGAACAATGGCCTATTCGGCGCTTTGTGTAGGTTTAAAGCGCTGAATAGGCCACAAAAGAGACAATAGCGTAGGCTTGTTGGCTGGCTATGCGCTAAGTTTGGGCAGTAGCACCTAGCGCATAGCGAGCAGGAACACTGGCGTGAGGATGACCGCCGCGATCAGCAGCAGGATGAGCAGCAGCTTGACCTGCT
It encodes the following:
- a CDS encoding M42 family metallopeptidase, coding for MDETLTLFKELTEAPGPSGFEAPVRQILRAYLEPYGEIVTDNLGSIVVRKVGEADGPKILLTGHLDEIGFMVTRITEEGYLKFQTLGGWWDQVMLAQRVEVITRNGTIAGVIGSKPPHILSPEERNKVFERKHMFIDIGASSKAEAEAWGITPGDPVVPVCPFTVMQNPDMLLAKAWDNRFGCAIAVEVLRKLQGQSHPNVVYAGATVQEEVGLRGATTLASLIQPDIGFAVDTGIAGDTPGVGPDDVQGKLGAGPVALIFDGSMIPHVGLRNLVFDTAKAEGIPLQFDKMAGGGTDAGKFHLTGAGIPSLVLGVAVRYIHTHASILHRGDFDQLVNLIVAVIKRLDADTVRKLTA
- the rsfS gene encoding ribosome silencing factor — protein: MEDTFTTARRIVELAEEKQASDIVLLDLKPLSTIADYFVICSGESDRQLKAILTAIDEGIGREFGIEPRAEGAAETGWVLLDYGDIVVHIFSAAQRDYYRLERLWSKATPVVVVQ